The proteins below come from a single Pseudanabaena sp. BC1403 genomic window:
- a CDS encoding XisH family protein, with product MSRRDSLHFALRHTLEKDGWTITDDPLILVLEQTLLKADLGAEKFLTAEKENRKIAVEVKDFDAVSVISELEKTMGQIQLYQWALDVQEPERELFLAVSQSVYIKHFQKPIFQLAIQRNKINLLVYEPDQEAILQWITY from the coding sequence ATGTCTAGAAGAGATAGTTTGCATTTTGCATTACGTCACACACTCGAAAAAGACGGGTGGACAATTACGGATGATCCCTTGATTTTAGTTTTGGAACAAACACTTTTGAAGGCCGATCTAGGAGCCGAAAAGTTTTTAACTGCGGAAAAAGAAAATCGTAAAATTGCGGTAGAGGTCAAAGACTTTGATGCTGTTTCGGTGATTAGCGAGCTCGAAAAAACGATGGGACAGATTCAACTTTATCAATGGGCTTTAGATGTACAAGAGCCAGAACGGGAATTATTCCTAGCCGTGAGCCAATCCGTTTATATTAAGCACTTTCAAAAGCCCATTTTTCAGCTAGCCATCCAACGCAATAAAATCAATTTACTAGTTTACGAACCCGATCAGGAGGCAATTCTGCAATGGATAACCTATTAA
- a CDS encoding DUF3086 domain-containing protein, with protein MESDQLPVEENLEKSYQDAAPEVIVTLENELDKENVEASDESINENIQIDRPLFDNRVELSTDHNDDDIESKNLETESFIPETIAEPELEPQLQDSLNTSAILTSINQLKQEESDLRGELETLRNIKSKILQDQLDDLQAGIIRLAQADVARLEYQKQELQAAIAVLEKRKERLDKEMTSTYAGTSQDIAIRVQGFKDYLVGSLQDLVASAEKLNLVAPSTQSVAETVAPTEKPPTKEAEPLRISEQTFSEYKQRVDQLLERYRTLPDYYGPAWKLRRTFEQVHADRVSKWFFEQSGRGAIRTMGTRLQNILVTSAAISVLKAVYGEKLRVLVLATSPERLGEWRRGFQDCLGLTREHFGSDKGIALFEDPEPLATKGDRLVKEGLSPLVVIDESEELIAVDLLRFPLLIAFGGAPDVKPAAPSAYMNRDINRDNSRESSNTRDYIREAPRDNPRDTSRDYTPPKERDNRDYGAREYPSRNYGDRDSRDTSYGNNRGRNNQDSDWDW; from the coding sequence ATGGAGTCCGATCAATTGCCTGTAGAAGAAAATTTAGAGAAATCCTACCAAGACGCTGCCCCCGAGGTGATCGTAACATTAGAAAATGAATTAGACAAGGAGAACGTCGAAGCTTCTGATGAGTCAATAAATGAAAATATCCAGATAGATCGACCTCTATTTGACAATCGTGTCGAACTATCGACGGATCATAATGATGATGACATTGAATCTAAAAACTTAGAAACTGAGTCATTTATCCCAGAAACTATCGCAGAACCTGAACTAGAGCCGCAGCTACAAGATAGTCTCAACACCTCAGCAATATTAACAAGCATTAATCAACTTAAGCAAGAAGAATCCGATCTCAGGGGAGAGCTAGAGACACTTAGAAACATTAAGTCTAAAATCCTACAAGACCAGTTAGACGACTTACAGGCAGGCATTATTCGGTTAGCTCAAGCTGATGTGGCTCGTCTCGAATATCAAAAGCAAGAACTACAGGCAGCGATCGCAGTTCTTGAAAAGCGAAAAGAGCGTCTTGACAAAGAAATGACTAGCACCTACGCAGGTACATCTCAAGACATTGCGATCCGTGTTCAAGGTTTTAAAGACTATCTGGTTGGCAGCTTACAAGACTTAGTGGCTAGCGCTGAAAAACTAAACCTTGTAGCGCCCTCTACTCAGTCTGTAGCCGAAACTGTAGCACCTACAGAAAAGCCACCAACGAAAGAAGCTGAGCCATTACGCATATCAGAGCAGACCTTTTCTGAGTATAAACAAAGAGTTGATCAGCTTTTAGAGCGTTACCGCACCTTGCCTGATTACTATGGCCCAGCATGGAAGCTCAGACGAACCTTTGAGCAAGTCCATGCCGATCGCGTATCTAAGTGGTTTTTTGAGCAGTCTGGACGTGGCGCTATCCGCACTATGGGAACGCGCTTGCAAAATATTCTGGTCACTTCGGCAGCAATCTCAGTTTTAAAAGCAGTTTATGGTGAAAAATTGCGGGTACTAGTCCTCGCGACCTCGCCCGAACGTCTTGGCGAATGGCGGCGAGGTTTTCAAGATTGTCTGGGCTTGACCAGAGAGCATTTTGGCTCTGATAAAGGTATTGCCCTATTTGAAGATCCTGAGCCTCTCGCCACTAAAGGCGATCGCCTTGTCAAGGAAGGTCTCAGCCCTTTAGTAGTTATCGACGAGTCTGAAGAACTAATCGCTGTAGATTTGCTGCGATTTCCACTTTTAATTGCTTTTGGCGGTGCACCTGACGTTAAACCTGCGGCTCCATCGGCTTATATGAATCGCGACATAAATCGGGATAACAGCCGCGAAAGCTCCAACACTCGTGACTACATTCGTGAGGCTCCCCGCGATAATCCAAGAGACACGAGTCGCGATTATACACCGCCCAAAGAACGTGATAATCGTGATTATGGTGCAAGGGAATATCCGAGTCGTAATTATGGCGATCGCGACTCTCGTGATACTAGCTACGGAAATAATCGCGGACGGAATAATCAAGATTCTGATTGGGACTGGTAA
- a CDS encoding EAL domain-containing protein, with amino-acid sequence MSKSKITILVVDDTRYNLQILSIMLANQGYAVLEAANGIDAIDLAKAHMPSLILLDIKMPEMDGYQVCGNLKNNPATQQIPIIFISAIENVEEKVEAFAVGGIDFINKPFHLIEVLARVETHLRVNSLQAQLLEQTKLLEIQNISLQKEISSLTGFNWDLYAEVKEAIEIQSLRLFYQPIVNLQTDVITGFEALIRWQHPMQGLLAPIDFIDIIEKTDLIYSVGRWVLRTACQQLKIWQETFPDYTDLTMSVNVSTKQLSEFNLVEYIRGILSEYQINPHCLKLEITESTVMGDRDRTLQILDHLKDLGIQFCIDDFGTGYSSLRRLTDFPIDILKIDRSFINNEEWIIVKAIGTLAFTLGKSVVVEGIETPRQLEMLKSLFCSYLGRCYGQGYLFAKPLDTEPASQFLADNTTFIIEAFDK; translated from the coding sequence ATGAGTAAAAGTAAGATCACCATTCTTGTTGTTGATGACACTCGATATAACCTGCAAATTCTATCAATTATGCTAGCCAACCAAGGCTATGCTGTTTTAGAAGCTGCAAATGGAATCGATGCTATTGATCTTGCCAAAGCCCATATGCCAAGCTTGATTTTACTAGATATTAAAATGCCTGAGATGGATGGATACCAAGTTTGTGGTAATCTCAAAAATAATCCAGCAACTCAGCAGATCCCCATAATCTTTATTAGCGCAATTGAAAATGTAGAAGAGAAGGTTGAAGCGTTTGCAGTTGGTGGCATAGATTTTATTAATAAGCCTTTTCATTTAATCGAAGTACTAGCAAGAGTAGAGACTCACTTACGGGTAAACTCATTGCAAGCACAACTTTTAGAACAAACTAAACTTTTAGAAATTCAAAATATTAGCTTACAAAAAGAAATTTCTTCGCTAACAGGATTTAATTGGGATCTATACGCGGAGGTAAAAGAGGCTATAGAGATTCAATCGTTGAGATTGTTCTATCAACCAATTGTCAATTTACAGACCGATGTAATCACTGGCTTTGAAGCGCTAATTCGCTGGCAACATCCAATGCAAGGCTTACTTGCTCCTATTGATTTTATTGATATTATCGAAAAAACAGATTTGATTTATTCAGTTGGGCGGTGGGTGTTGAGAACTGCTTGTCAACAGTTAAAAATTTGGCAAGAAACTTTCCCTGATTATACTGATTTGACGATGAGTGTAAATGTATCTACAAAGCAACTCTCAGAGTTTAACTTGGTAGAATATATTCGCGGAATTTTAAGCGAATATCAAATCAATCCACATTGTCTTAAGCTAGAAATAACTGAAAGTACAGTCATGGGCGATCGCGATCGCACTTTACAGATTCTCGATCATTTAAAAGATTTAGGAATTCAGTTTTGTATTGATGACTTCGGTACAGGCTATTCATCACTAAGAAGACTAACTGACTTTCCCATAGACATTCTAAAAATAGACCGATCTTTTATTAATAATGAAGAATGGATAATTGTAAAAGCTATTGGTACATTAGCTTTTACATTAGGAAAGAGTGTTGTAGTTGAAGGGATAGAGACACCTCGGCAACTAGAAATGCTCAAATCCCTATTTTGCTCTTATCTAGGAAGATGCTACGGTCAAGGATATTTATTTGCAAAGCCACTTGATACTGAACCTGCTTCCCAATTTCTTGCAGATAATACAACTTTTATAATTGAAGCATTTGACAAGTAA
- a CDS encoding pyridoxine 5'-phosphate synthase — protein sequence MPTLGVNIDHIATIRQARRGTEPDPVAAAVIAELAGADGITVHLREDRRHIQERDVRLLRQTVRTRLNLEMAATPEMVAIALDVKPDYITLVPERREEVTTEGGLNVKAQCDRLGKFVHQLQGAGIPVSLFVDAETEQIQASARTGAKFVELHTGTYANAKNDEELKRELAALTKNGALAIELGLRLNSGHGLTYWNTRAVSQIAGMEELNIGHSIISRAVLVGLERAIREMKELINP from the coding sequence TTGCCTACACTCGGAGTAAATATCGATCATATTGCCACCATTCGCCAAGCTCGTCGAGGGACTGAACCAGATCCCGTGGCAGCTGCCGTGATTGCCGAGTTAGCTGGCGCTGATGGGATCACAGTACATTTACGCGAAGATCGTCGTCATATCCAAGAGCGTGATGTACGTCTGTTGAGGCAAACTGTTCGGACTCGTCTAAATCTAGAAATGGCAGCAACTCCTGAAATGGTGGCGATCGCTCTTGATGTTAAACCCGACTATATTACGCTCGTACCTGAACGCCGCGAAGAAGTTACGACTGAAGGCGGCTTGAATGTTAAGGCTCAATGCGATCGCTTAGGTAAATTTGTGCATCAATTACAGGGCGCAGGTATTCCTGTAAGTTTATTTGTCGATGCAGAAACGGAGCAAATTCAGGCTTCAGCGCGAACGGGTGCAAAATTTGTGGAGTTACATACAGGAACTTATGCCAATGCCAAAAATGACGAAGAGCTTAAACGTGAGTTGGCAGCCTTAACTAAAAACGGAGCTTTAGCGATCGAGTTAGGATTAAGGCTTAATTCAGGACATGGCTTAACCTATTGGAATACCCGTGCAGTTTCTCAAATTGCAGGAATGGAGGAGCTAAATATTGGACATAGCATTATCAGCCGTGCGGTATTAGTTGGCTTAGAAAGAGCGATTCGTGAAATGAAAGAATTGATAAATCCATAA
- a CDS encoding Tic22 family protein, whose amino-acid sequence MSVFKSLVSLAATAGVAGAIAVSPIFTLKAEALTEAQVLERLGSIPIFTITDDKGSPLLGAVPQQPNAKPDDSQLLFFFLGPDEAQMMLSQVQKSNPEVGKKAQIIVRSMNDAYKVIRENKDKKVVFQFIPAKASIDSARTILTSQGVAADKIPNVPVFFAIGGQANNQGLLTMSIDQNGKKEQVVPFFLDKTDLQNLLDRASKDQPDVTKATKIQVASLFQVLDSMVSKDNKPNPEVERFQFVPSRSSFEYILKNTKQSATPQVAPAKK is encoded by the coding sequence ATGTCCGTATTCAAGTCGTTGGTTAGTCTAGCAGCCACCGCAGGTGTCGCAGGGGCGATCGCTGTTAGTCCCATATTTACTCTCAAAGCTGAAGCCCTCACCGAAGCTCAAGTTTTGGAGAGATTGGGCAGTATTCCCATTTTCACGATTACTGATGATAAAGGCTCGCCTCTTCTAGGTGCAGTTCCTCAGCAACCAAATGCTAAGCCTGATGATAGCCAGCTTTTGTTTTTCTTCCTTGGTCCCGACGAAGCCCAAATGATGCTCAGTCAAGTCCAAAAGTCGAATCCTGAAGTTGGTAAAAAGGCGCAGATCATTGTGCGATCGATGAATGATGCCTATAAAGTAATTCGTGAAAACAAAGACAAAAAAGTCGTATTCCAGTTTATCCCTGCTAAGGCAAGTATTGACTCAGCAAGGACAATCTTGACTTCGCAAGGAGTTGCGGCTGACAAAATCCCTAATGTGCCTGTTTTCTTTGCGATCGGTGGTCAAGCCAATAACCAAGGCTTACTAACTATGAGCATTGATCAAAATGGCAAGAAGGAACAAGTTGTGCCTTTCTTCCTTGATAAAACTGATCTACAAAATTTGCTCGATCGCGCTAGCAAAGATCAACCCGATGTGACTAAGGCAACTAAGATTCAAGTTGCTTCACTCTTCCAAGTTCTAGACTCGATGGTGTCCAAGGATAATAAGCCTAACCCTGAAGTCGAACGCTTCCAGTTTGTACCCTCGCGTTCTTCGTTTGAGTACATTCTCAAGAACACAAAGCAATCCGCTACACCTCAGGTAGCACCTGCTAAGAAATAA
- a CDS encoding element excision factor XisI family protein, with protein sequence MDNLLSHVDILKKTLQEATIAQPRLQAIKLYPVCDIESGHFLVLATGWDKQRWMDTILFHARLVEDKIIIEEDNFEEGLTTALIAAGIRKEDIINSLEAAIAV encoded by the coding sequence ATGGATAACCTATTAAGCCATGTAGATATTCTTAAAAAGACTCTACAAGAAGCAACGATCGCTCAACCCCGCTTACAAGCAATTAAACTTTATCCTGTCTGCGATATCGAATCTGGTCATTTTCTCGTTCTCGCTACTGGCTGGGACAAACAGCGCTGGATGGACACAATTTTATTTCACGCCCGTTTAGTCGAAGATAAAATCATCATCGAAGAAGATAACTTTGAAGAAGGCTTAACCACTGCTCTGATTGCCGCAGGGATTAGAAAAGAAGATATTATTAACAGTCTGGAAGCAGCGATCGCCGTTTGA
- a CDS encoding MOSC domain-containing protein, which translates to MAKLSKILIFPIKSLDPIALDAVEISDGGALKGDREFAMFDKNGKYINAKRYSKIHLIRAKYELSNRLVHLQIQEQQEVSTFHLDRDRIALTNWLSKFFEQPVELRQNVSNGFPDDPEAWGATVISEATLSSVQSWYASPQISLEQIRDRFRTNLEIADTEPFWEDHLFAKAGETVPFKIGDVQFFGTNPCQRCPVPTRDTLTGEVYPEFQKIFTRQREASLPANIVRSRFNHFYRLALNTRIPIIEAGKVLKIGDIAL; encoded by the coding sequence ATGGCAAAGCTCAGTAAAATCCTTATTTTCCCAATTAAATCCCTCGATCCAATCGCTTTAGATGCAGTCGAGATATCTGACGGTGGGGCATTAAAAGGCGATCGCGAATTTGCCATGTTTGATAAAAACGGAAAATACATCAATGCCAAGCGCTATTCTAAGATTCATTTAATTAGAGCAAAGTACGAATTAAGCAATCGACTAGTGCATTTGCAAATCCAAGAGCAGCAAGAAGTATCCACTTTTCATTTAGATCGCGATCGCATTGCGCTTACTAACTGGCTAAGCAAATTTTTTGAGCAACCTGTAGAACTTCGTCAAAATGTTAGTAATGGATTCCCTGATGATCCTGAAGCATGGGGTGCAACTGTAATCTCAGAGGCAACTCTTAGCAGTGTACAGAGTTGGTATGCAAGCCCCCAAATCAGTCTTGAGCAAATTCGCGATCGCTTCCGCACTAACTTAGAAATTGCTGATACCGAACCGTTTTGGGAAGATCATTTATTTGCTAAAGCTGGTGAAACAGTTCCCTTTAAAATTGGCGATGTTCAGTTTTTCGGCACAAATCCCTGTCAACGTTGTCCTGTGCCCACCCGTGATACATTAACTGGCGAAGTTTATCCCGAATTTCAAAAAATTTTCACTCGCCAAAGAGAAGCATCTTTACCAGCAAACATAGTGCGATCGCGTTTCAATCATTTTTATCGTCTTGCTCTAAATACACGCATTCCCATAATAGAGGCTGGCAAAGTTCTTAAAATAGGTGATATAGCTCTCTAA
- a CDS encoding aminotransferase class I/II-fold pyridoxal phosphate-dependent enzyme: MTSDKMKLLVAEAVTALAPTFTQIDLHVKKNLERVLQAFRDRRVGAHHFASVSGYGHGDMGRDVLDQVFAQIMGAESAAVRVQFVSGTHAIACCLFGILRPLDELLSVAGAPYDTLEEVIGYPLTSDSQGTAYAGSLKDFGITYRQVELTPAGGMNWEALATAVKPQTRMVLIQRSCGYAWRESLSIADIERIIKLVKQQNPNTVCFVDNCYGEFISDREPTAIGADIIAGSLIKNPGGTIATAGGYIAGKAEYVELAAQRLTAPGIGREGGATFDLNRLLFQGLFLAPQMVGEAMKSSHLAAYVFDQLGYKVKPLPFETRRDIIQAIQLGDSKKLIEFCRNLQRFSPIDSYVDPIPGEMPGYVSQLVMAGGTFIDGSTLELSADGPLREPYTVFLQGGTHWTHLAIALENFQIEDLS; encoded by the coding sequence ATGACCTCTGACAAAATGAAGTTGCTGGTTGCAGAAGCCGTTACCGCCCTTGCACCAACATTTACCCAAATCGATCTCCATGTAAAGAAAAACCTCGAACGGGTTTTGCAGGCTTTTCGCGATCGCCGTGTGGGGGCGCATCATTTCGCCAGCGTGTCAGGATACGGGCATGGTGATATGGGACGCGATGTTTTAGATCAGGTCTTCGCGCAAATAATGGGCGCAGAATCTGCTGCCGTGCGCGTACAATTTGTCTCAGGAACCCACGCGATCGCCTGTTGTTTATTTGGGATTTTACGACCCCTTGACGAACTTTTATCAGTTGCGGGTGCACCCTACGACACTCTCGAAGAAGTAATCGGCTATCCTCTCACATCTGATAGTCAAGGAACAGCTTATGCAGGCTCACTCAAGGATTTTGGAATCACCTATCGACAGGTGGAACTAACTCCCGCAGGAGGTATGAATTGGGAAGCCTTGGCAACAGCCGTCAAACCACAGACTCGCATGGTCTTGATTCAGCGATCATGTGGCTATGCATGGAGAGAGAGTTTATCCATTGCCGATATTGAACGCATCATTAAATTGGTAAAACAGCAAAATCCAAATACGGTCTGCTTTGTGGATAACTGTTATGGTGAATTTATTAGCGATCGCGAACCAACTGCGATCGGAGCGGATATTATCGCAGGTTCTCTAATTAAAAATCCTGGTGGCACGATCGCTACTGCTGGCGGATATATAGCTGGTAAAGCTGAATATGTAGAGCTAGCAGCCCAACGACTTACCGCACCTGGGATTGGGCGTGAAGGCGGTGCAACTTTTGATCTCAATCGTTTACTCTTTCAAGGTCTATTTCTTGCGCCACAAATGGTTGGCGAAGCGATGAAAAGTAGCCACCTTGCTGCCTATGTGTTTGATCAACTAGGCTACAAAGTCAAACCACTTCCCTTTGAGACACGTCGCGATATTATTCAAGCGATTCAACTTGGTGATTCCAAAAAGTTGATTGAATTCTGCCGTAATCTCCAACGTTTCTCTCCCATAGATTCCTATGTCGATCCTATCCCAGGAGAAATGCCAGGATATGTCAGTCAGTTAGTTATGGCAGGCGGAACTTTTATCGATGGCAGCACCTTAGAACTCTCAGCCGATGGGCCATTGCGTGAACCTTACACGGTATTTTTACAAGGTGGAACTCATTGGACGCATCTAGCGATCGCTCTCGAAAATTTCCAGATTGAAGATTTATCGTAA
- a CDS encoding GTP-binding protein, with protein sequence MPQDENFLSFDEIFEELNYRQAQRTLRDIVANLDLSERERRGLEEPLEELQQMLDKLERQVLQIAVFGMVGRGKSSVLNALMGGQVFETGPLHGVTTSRQAAEWQISREAMQTNGDRTILKASFQGRGEARIELIDTPGIDEVDGEGRAELAKRIAQQADLILFIVAGDITKVEYDALSELRGASKPILLVFNKIDQYPPEDRIAIYAKIRDERVRELLTEDEIVMTAASPLVAKAIRQPDGSFEAELVNGKPQIEDLKLKILEVLDREGKSLIALNTMMFADMVQERVVQRKMFVRDRQANRIIWNCVITQAVAIAVNPFTVIDVISAAIIDISMIVALSKLYGINMSNRGAISLMQKIAIGMGGISASEFLATFGLSSLKGLLGIAAPVTGGLTLGGYVSVAIAQAGVAGFSTYALGLVTKEYLANGASWGADGPKAVVKRILDTIDEDSILARIKDELRAKIDLRRLRKT encoded by the coding sequence ATGCCACAAGACGAAAACTTTCTTAGCTTTGATGAGATTTTTGAGGAGCTAAATTATCGCCAAGCACAGCGCACATTACGAGATATTGTCGCAAATCTAGACTTGTCAGAACGAGAGCGACGTGGACTAGAGGAACCGCTAGAAGAGCTGCAACAAATGCTAGATAAGCTAGAGCGCCAAGTTTTGCAAATAGCAGTATTTGGCATGGTGGGGCGTGGCAAATCGTCGGTACTTAATGCGCTAATGGGTGGTCAAGTTTTTGAGACTGGCCCCTTGCATGGTGTGACTACAAGTCGGCAAGCCGCAGAGTGGCAAATATCACGAGAGGCGATGCAAACTAATGGCGATCGCACGATTCTCAAAGCATCATTTCAGGGACGAGGTGAGGCAAGAATCGAGTTGATTGATACCCCTGGGATCGATGAGGTGGATGGCGAAGGCAGGGCAGAACTAGCGAAACGGATTGCTCAACAAGCAGATTTAATTTTATTTATCGTCGCGGGCGATATCACTAAAGTTGAATATGATGCGCTGTCGGAACTGAGAGGGGCGAGTAAACCGATTTTGCTAGTCTTCAACAAAATCGACCAATATCCGCCTGAAGACCGCATCGCTATATACGCGAAAATTCGCGATGAGCGGGTGCGTGAGTTATTAACTGAAGATGAAATTGTGATGACTGCTGCTTCACCATTGGTCGCCAAAGCGATCCGTCAGCCCGATGGCTCCTTTGAAGCCGAACTGGTCAATGGGAAGCCCCAAATCGAAGATTTAAAGCTAAAAATTTTGGAGGTGCTCGATCGCGAAGGCAAATCTCTGATCGCTTTAAACACAATGATGTTTGCGGATATGGTGCAGGAGCGAGTGGTACAGCGCAAAATGTTTGTGCGCGATCGCCAAGCCAATCGCATCATCTGGAATTGTGTAATTACCCAAGCTGTGGCGATCGCCGTTAACCCATTCACTGTAATTGATGTCATCAGTGCCGCAATTATCGATATTTCAATGATCGTGGCGCTATCTAAGCTTTATGGCATCAACATGAGCAATCGTGGCGCAATTTCACTGATGCAAAAAATTGCGATCGGCATGGGCGGCATTAGTGCCAGTGAATTTCTTGCCACATTCGGATTGAGTTCTCTCAAAGGCTTACTGGGCATTGCTGCGCCTGTGACTGGTGGTTTAACTTTGGGTGGGTATGTGTCAGTTGCGATCGCCCAAGCAGGTGTGGCAGGATTCTCCACCTACGCCCTTGGACTAGTCACCAAGGAATATCTCGCTAACGGTGCATCATGGGGAGCAGATGGGCCAAAAGCAGTTGTTAAAAGGATATTGGACACCATCGATGAAGACTCAATCCTAGCCAGAATCAAAGATGAACTCCGCGCCAAAATCGATCTACGTAGACTGAGAAAAACTTAG